TTGTCCTTAGTCAATTTAGCAATAGATAGAAGGTTTTTCTGAACTTGAGGCAAGTGAAGAATATCTTTTAAGATAACATGAGGCAAAAACTGAGTTGGTAATTTGATGTTGCCAATACTTTTAATAGGCATCTTATTTATGTTGCCAACTATAACACAATCAGTGCCCAAGTAGTGAGTTTTACCTTGCAACTGGTGGTCTGAGTTAGTGACATAATGCGTTGCACCTGTGACGGGGTACCAATCAGCATTTGCATCACATAGAGTAGACGAACTTCCTTTGTTATCATCATTGTTGTTGGCAGGCATCATAGCCATGAAGGCTTTTGGAATGTCAAAGCACCAGTGTGATTCTTTCTACCACAATATTGACAGGTGACTCTTTGCATTGAGTTAACTCTACCACTGCCATGACCACCATTCCGTCCACAGCCTCTTGGATTGTTAACCTGGCCACCAAACCTGCCTATCCCACGTCCTCGTTGAGCCATAAAAATGAGGTATTGGCTTCAACTTGGACATGAGTAAGAGAAGAAAACATACCAAGGCGTTGTTCTTGGGCTATTAAGAGATCATAAATCTCAAAAAAACTTGGCAGATTCTTGGTTGTAGTAACAGAGGTGATAAATGCTTCATAATCACTTGATAGTCCATTTAACGTAAACAAAACAAGATCAGGCTCAGCAACATGATTCCCAACAGCAGCCAATGAATCATTCGAAAATTTAACATGATTGAGATACTCATCCATAGATTTGTCCCCTTTCTTGACATTTTGTAATTCACGTTTTAGTTGGATGATCCGCAAGTTAGATTGAGATGCATATTTCTGCTCTAACATGAACCATGCATCTCTAGCATTAGTATAACTAATCAATTGCGGTAAAATAGATTCAGAGGTTGTCGCTTTGATCCAGCTCAAGGCCAATTGATCATTATGTTCCCAGTCTTCATATGTAGGATTAGGCTTGGTCTTTGcatcatcaagaaattcaggagGAGCAAAAATAGTTCCAATAACATACCTATATAAACTTTGACTGCGCATCACGCTTTCAATCTATGAAGGCCACATTAGATAGTTGTTGTGATCCAAATTGACCGAGACGAGACTGGAAAAGGCATTCCATTGAACGGAAGAGGACGACGAACCAGCCATTAAGTTCTTCAGCAGTCGCAGGAAACTTTTCAGCGATAGGCGGTCCTTCAAAAATTAGTAGCTCCTCAACTGCTAtgccaaaaattctgaaattttgtagGGAGAATCCTTAGATGTAGACGATTCTAATGAGCTCTTGCTCGACCTCAACCATCGCCGGAGCTGACAACGCCATCCAAAATCGTGGCCGGGTTCTGGCAGCACTCTGTTCTGCAACTTTCCAGCGATAGGCGGTCCTTCAAAAATTCGTAGCTCCTCAACAGCTactccaaaaattatgaaattttgcaGGGAGAATCCTCAGATGTAGATGATTCTAACAAGCCCTTGCTCGACCTCTACCGTCGCCGGAGCTGACAACGCCGGCCAAAATCGTGGTCGGGTTCTGGCAGCACTCTGTTCTGCAACTTTCCAGCGATAGGCGGTCCTTCAAAAATTCGTAGCTCCTCAACAGCtactccaaaaattctgaaattttgtagGGAGAATCCTCAGATGTGACGATTCTAACAAGCCCTTGCTCGACCTCTACCATCACCGGAGCTGACAACGCTGGCCAAAATTGTGGCCAGGTTCTGGCAGACAACACTCTGTTCTGCGACTTTTCAGCGACATGCAGTCCTTCAAAAATTCGTAGCTCCTCAACAGCtactccaaaaattctgaaatttggcAGGGAGAATCTCAAATGTAGACGATTCTAACAAGCCCTTGCTCGACCTCTACCGACGCAGGAGCTGACAACGCCGGCCAAAATGGTGGCCGGGTTCTGGCGGACGGCACTCTGTTCTGTGTTTCCTTTAGTTTAAACTGCATTCGAGAATACGCagtttggctctgataccatgataaaaacAGAGTTTtgtgaaagaaacaaagataaaTTGAACGTGGTTCGGTCTTGAATGACCTACGTCCAGGAGAACTCTCTCACTCTCTAACTTTCTTCGATATCATCGTTAGAGAGTGGTCCCATTAAATAACTTGTCAATGAGAATTACATTTAAGATCCACAATTGGTGGATCTGTTACAGACTATAATGGTAAAGGTTCTTGTCCTTTACTTTTAttctcatctctttcttttcttagctGATCATGTGCATCATCAAGTTTATCGCATGATCTTTCTTCCATGATTTCGGATTATTCTTGCCTTTTATATTTATCAGAAACAAGCTGATCAGTAAAAGCATGTTCACATGAAAGGCCATTCTCTCTGTCTAAACCGATTACTACGAGGGGTGTGAGCTCAGAAGAATTCTAAGGGTTGCGAATTAAAGACCTTACTTCACAAGTGTGCAGTAGACTGATGAATGATTATGAAGACCATGATAAAGGGGTTTAAATAGGGAATGTAAGTGCAGGAAAGGTTACGGGAAACAGGGGTTAATGGAGATTGCCAGTTTACGCTGGTTGCTTGGCGAATATGAATCACGGGAGGGTGAAAGAGACAAAGTGGGAGGGACATGGGCGTGGCATGGGTCCGGTGCCTAGTCGGGGAGAAGGCTGCAGATGAGAGGAAGGCCCTCGGTTGGCGGTGCCTCCCCATGCATTGACCAGCGTTCCCACTTCCTTGAGCGGACAGACGCCCACCTAAGGGAAAATTTAGTATAAGTAAATGAACAATGGCCTTTTTGCCTCAGTGTTCTAATTTCTTCGTGCATAAGAGAGTGAAGGGTTGGTTACTCGTAAGAATAACACCGTGGCTAATCAAACTTAGCGAAGATGGTGAGCCTTTGAGGATCATTATCTTGACTCTAGTACAAGCTGAAGACAGGTTCTTCTTCTCAATGcagaaaaaattaattgaaaaaaactcaaattggcATTTGGGAATTTTAAAGTATAGcatattttatataaatagCTTAAAACTTAAGCAcgattttaataatatattagTGTAATATAATAGTTTGAGTGTAATACAATAGTTTGATTAATATTAGACCCTACACCTAGAAAATCGATCCTCAGCCTCTTAGCTACTAATGGTGATTTAGCCATCGCATTTACGGTATGGGCCGATTGATTTCCTACGCAAGCCATGCAGTGGCAGCCATTTTTGTTTGGGCTACCGCATTATTGATACCCATTAGTCCTCGCATTTATGGGGCAGTTGCCTACGTACGCCATGCAGCAGTACCATTACCAGACCCCCGGCGTCGGCATTTATGAGCCAGTGCCTTCAGCCGGAAGACCGGGACTATTAGCACAGGTGTCGATTCACGATGGCAGCAGAGAATTAGGTTGGGGTTAGTGCAGTTTCCGCTCTGGAAATTGGTAGAGAAGGAAGGAAGCATCTTTTTCTAGGGCCTCCATTTTGAATTTTCCATTATGCTTTTTTGAGTAAAAAGATCTAAGAAAGTGTTGTTGTCAAAAAGAGATACTAATTGATTATcattcttgtgtttttttatcTGATATTTGATCGGTAGTAGGTGGAGACGCATATAACAAAAAAGTTGCTTGAAATTACGGACAAAGGGTAGGCCCATTTCCATTGCTCATGTCACGGCTTCGAGTCCTTGGCGTGCGTGAAGAGTAGCGCGAACTCGAAGCAGTATTACATGGGGCTgagtcaagtgagtactaataaTCGCTTATATAGAACGAAAAGAATGAACATCTAATCGAGATGTGGAGTAGTACGATGAATAAAGCAATTATAATTGATTGTTTGATTACGTGATCATGGACAGCTTATTAAATGGTCGCCTTAACACAGGTTAGGGGCTAGGGAAGGGAGGTGGGTTGTAGAGCGGACCATCTTGGGATTATTACACGCATCTAGAAGGATAGCTAGCCCGTTTGGTGCTACGACCGGATTCAGCTGACTTGACTCGTTGGCTTGGCCCCTTCCGTCGGTGACCTACGACCCAACAATTCGTGGAAATGCAGCTACCATCTTAAGAACTGAACCTTTCACTATATATGATTGTACCCAATTGAAGCATGCAAACTTCGGATCCACATCTGTTGTTGGTGCCCGATTCAGTTTCTGATATTCAAGTGTGGTGCGAagcaataatgtttttttttttttagcgtTGGGCAATTTACCGTTCTTCAATTGAGCTTGCTTACTAACTGGCCGAAGCATGGTTCAAATAAGTGGTTATAGTCGTTTATCTTCTTTTGCATCGATTTCATTGTCTCGATAGTAATTGCTTATTAATTAGATCTTACTAAGACCAACAGTTTTTTTGTTAAGagtttagaaattaaaaatagTTTGGATTCCTATTAGATTTTTTCCTTATCACCAACAAGCTTTTCACCAAAGACCACACTCTTTCGATATTTGGCCCCGAACTAGCCTTCAACTTGAAGACTATACACTCTtcattctttcatttcatgcatCGATCACCAAATTAGGCTCAACTGAATGCTGACACTGTTTAGGTGAatgaaaagaatagaaaatgtATAACGCGATAAACAAGTCAGTcgtttaaaagttaaaaacatgccggtgtctttaaaaaaaacactaaaacgaaaaaaaaaaaacatgtttttcacgtttttaaatgtcaaactacttgtttttatattttgattttttgcttatttatttagttatttttttatgtttgtgttattagtatttcacttattttatattttaagctTTTATaacacttttaaaattttaccaaTAAGCTTATCCTATTGTATTGGAGAAAAACCTCGCttatttaaaacaaacataagAATGTCTTTCGTGACTATGACACGGACAACATGTATACATTAGCTGAGTTTTGTCGActcaaaaatcattttcaatgcCGAGGTTGGATTTGAAGGTGCACCACATCGGTGATGTGAATCGCACAACAAAAACTAGCGAAGGCTGggaggtttttttctttttttcatatttggccATCGATTTTCTCTTGTACGCTGTATGGCTGACAGCCCAAAAGCAGGTGTCAAGCACAAAATTCTATTTTAGATACATTTAAgtgaaatcaaaataaagttttgCCAAAAGCCAGTTTTGACAAATCACAATAAAGTTTTAACACAAAGGCCAATTTTGACAAGTTTATAAAAAGATACgaaaattttcatgagttcAGCTATTCATACGGCATTTTAGGATAATTTTTTTCCTCCACTCAAACCTCTGTCTTAGCCACTGAGACTTCCATTTACCTGATTCGGAGTTTGAAGCTATGATTTAGAAAAGATCGGGGTCTAAATATCACAGCTGTATCTGTAATAATTTCGAGTATTAACAATATCCAAGCTTACCTGTCttaatttaaaacaattaaagTACTTTTAAGCTAACACTTTTCTGCAAGTCTTAAGAGCAGGACGTTTTCCTTCTGGCCAAATAAAAGTTAAAAGCCCACATTTCCACAGGCTCCTATTGAATCTGTTCATGGCCTAACGAAAACATTGGCTTAAGCAGGTAAACTATGGTCCAACTACATTTTACCAACTTTAAATTCCTCAACCTAAGGGTGGCCTCCAAGTATTGCAATCCTAAGCCTGCAAGCCACACCTTTGAAAACAACTCTGTCAAGGGAGTCGTCATCTTGGACCACGCTTGAAATTATAAGAGCGATGTCCTTGATTTTGATTTAGAAAACCAACATGCTCGCAATATAGCTTGATTTTTAAGAAAGGAGTGTCTGAGATCGTCGCCGAAGCGAGCCGATTGGAAGAGTAACCCTTCCTGACAATAACAAGGCACCAAATGCCTGACTCAGACGCAGACCTTTCAAGAGAGTCGGTTGTCGATGGATAGGGAAAATGTCAAGCCCCATCTTGACAAGCCTCTggaaacaacacaaaaaaagaTCAAAACCCAAGGTTCACGTGACGATGTCTTATAGAAGTATGCTGAATATTGTCACTTTCGCTGTTGGCCATTTCAGGATTATTCCACTCAGCTATTGCTTCATGGATTTTCCGTGGGAGGAAAACAATAACATAGAAATATGCATCATCAGCTTCAGCAAATGAAGTCTTACAATTTTATAAGCCCTGCGGGAATAAGGTCGGCAGTCTTAACGCAGCAAATCGTTTCATTTTCTATGCATTAGCCAAGGGTCCTCCCCTCCCTCCATAATCCGAATTCCACAAAAGGCAACTCAGGGTCGATTAACACAATTCAGGGAGCTGCTCATAACAGAAGTTGGGTGATGGGTCATCATCTTCTGTTTTCAAATTTATCCGAGCAACTTTCCAGCAGCACAGAACGACAGAGAACGGGACATAGTATTGGCACTCACACAAGTTCCATTACAGAAGACTCTGATGCTTATTCTATGTACAGAACCTGcaggttttcttctttcttcaccCAGTTCAAGATTTCCAGTTCTAAACAAGAGCCAAACAACTAGGAAGGTAGATATAGCAGTGGCATTTACTatttacatacatacatacttCTCTGTGCAGCAACCTCTGTTGCGTCTATTTTGCTGTAAACACATTCTGCATTTTTCCTTCCTTCTGATCTTCATATTCAAAGTCCTTAAGAGTTCATCCAAGAGTGGAACAAGCAAAGGTCTTAGGGTCCCAAAGTGCAGGCAGCAGAAACCGACGGCCATTGGCCCCATTAGCATTATAGCTCGCACCCGTTGTAGAATCCACCAGTAAGTCCCCTGCATAGCCTGGGTATGCGTTCTTACCATATATACCTGGACATGCTGAAGCAGCTTCAAGAGGGGCGGTAGCAGGGCCCTGGAAGAAGCCATTCCCATAAGGATTCGTCACCGTTCCAGCCAACATGCTAGCAATGTTAATGACCATACCATCGACGCCCACATCACCATTTGGTGCCACTAAAGGTGGGGACTGAGGCCCGTAGATAGGCTGGTGGAATGGCCAAGCGCACTGTCCTGGGCATTGGGTCTCCGAGTTGCCCACCCAGATGTAAGCAAATCGCTGCGCCTTTCCTCCTCTGTGACCAAGAATAGGAGCAGAGCTATGAAGGCCACAGCTGCTCATGCAGAAGCCCTCCACTGCAACATCCTTCGATGTGAGAACAAGAGTGACGCCACCGGGTATGGCCGCTTTGGCAGCTAGCTCTCTGATTTGGGCCCTCTTGAGAACCTTCCCCAATGAGTACTTCTCATCCAACACCTGCTTCCCAAGCCAAACCCTAGTGGTACCAGGCCTGCCTGCCTTGGCCAAGTACCCTTCTGTGAGCTTCCACCAAGAAGAAACAGAAGGGCTCTTCTCTTGATTCTGTTGGTTGAGGGAGATAAGGAAATCACCAATGATGGACCTCTGAAGGGCTGTGAACTGACCATACCAGAGAAAGCTTATGGGGAGGTTGCCTTGAAGCAGAACACCCCTGTGGTAGCTCAGAAC
Above is a window of Nymphaea colorata isolate Beijing-Zhang1983 chromosome 8, ASM883128v2, whole genome shotgun sequence DNA encoding:
- the LOC116259716 gene encoding protein PHOSPHATE-INDUCED 1-like, which translates into the protein MASLVKIVVFISFVQLCLGGRSLAALVQQTPLVLSYHRGVLLQGNLPISFLWYGQFTALQRSIIGDFLISLNQQNQEKSPSVSSWWKLTEGYLAKAGRPGTTRVWLGKQVLDEKYSLGKVLKRAQIRELAAKAAIPGGVTLVLTSKDVAVEGFCMSSCGLHSSAPILGHRGGKAQRFAYIWVGNSETQCPGQCAWPFHQPIYGPQSPPLVAPNGDVGVDGMVINIASMLAGTVTNPYGNGFFQGPATAPLEAASACPGIYGKNAYPGYAGDLLVDSTTGASYNANGANGRRFLLPALWDPKTFACSTLG